Proteins encoded in a region of the Anopheles ziemanni chromosome 2, idAnoZiCoDA_A2_x.2, whole genome shotgun sequence genome:
- the LOC131293955 gene encoding transformer-2 protein homolog beta-like — MPGCLGIFGMSPNTMKKDLMGLFSYYGPINYIKLIYDAKTNVSRGYSFIYFKYANDAWQAQRSLNGTVLDGRKVRIDFCTAKPDKGRTDRRKRSPSAAASTSVDHGRPR, encoded by the coding sequence ATGCCCGGCTGTCTGGGCATTTTCGGCATGAGCCCGAATACGATGAAGAAAGACTTAATGGGCCTTTTTTCGTATTACGGTCCTATCAATTACATCAAGCTGATCTACGATGCGAAGACGAACGTGTCACGCGGATATTCCTTCATATACTTCAAGTACGCGAACGACGCTTGGCAGGCTCAGCGCAGTCTCAATGGCACCGTGCTGGATGGGCGCAAGGTACGCATCGATTTCTGTACCGCCAAGCCTGACAAGGGCCGTACCGATCGTCGTAAACGTTCCCCGTCTGCCGCTGCCTCGACCAGCGTCGACCACGGTCGACCACGGTGA